In Candidatus Edwardsbacteria bacterium, a genomic segment contains:
- a CDS encoding acylphosphatase: MNKKIKAHISGMVQGVGFRYYVWQQARHLGLAGYVRNLPDGSVEAEAEGAEDKLNQFIEALKAGPSGVVVEEVKVEWKEYSGKYREFSITR; the protein is encoded by the coding sequence ATGAATAAAAAAATAAAAGCCCATATCTCCGGAATGGTGCAGGGTGTGGGGTTCAGGTATTACGTATGGCAACAGGCCCGGCATCTGGGGCTGGCCGGGTATGTCCGCAACCTGCCGGATGGCTCGGTGGAGGCCGAGGCCGAAGGCGCAGAGGATAAATTAAATCAGTTCATAGAGGCCCTCAAGGCCGGCCCGTCCGGTGTGGTGGTGGAGGAGGTCAAGGTGGAGTGGAAGGAATACAGCGGGAAATACCGGGAGTTTAGTATAACGCGATAA